The following are encoded together in the Paraburkholderia sp. BL10I2N1 genome:
- a CDS encoding glycoside hydrolase family 31 protein: protein MESLLHSPVFETAQPDGNHLRLTSPSGPVIDIFVLEDDIVRVRVLPGGEARGPRTWAVAPGLDDVPVEGRDRLDLSGFTLPSFALHEEAGKLRIETAQIRLTVSLQGGFCAWEMRRGDAWQRVLEDRPTQACNFGWWDDRVYHYVKRERGEMYLGLGERAGSLDRANQRYQMVNIDAMGYSAKSTDPLYKHIPFYLTWQRDASLGFGLFYDTLADCTFDMGRELDNYHGHYRYFVAEHGDLDYYFIASADTPLAGVRRFTWLTGRPALMPKWGLGYSGSTMSYTDAPDAQQQMGQFIERCREHDILCDSFHLSSGYTSIGPKRYVFNWNRDKFPDIDGFVQGYLDEGVKLCANIKPCLLRDHPEFEKTARDALLIRSKSGAPAWVQFWDEVGAYLDFTNPATIAWWQAHVKDALLRHGIAATWNDNNEFEIWSPDAIAHGFGKPFPAREAKVLQTMLMIRASRDAQRAHAPDSRPFLVSRSGGVGMHRYVQTWSGDNHTSWETLRYNLKMGLGLALSGVSNIGHDIGGFSGPAPDAELFVRWIQFGIFLPRFSIHSWNDDGTVNEPWMHPEATRTVSDLIKLRYRFIPYLYHLLWESTQHYEPVLRPTFGEFPHDPNCYVDGDDMMLGSSLLVAPVVDAGQTHRQVYMPAGVRWVSYWSGEAFTGGSTVTLPAPWDQPVVLIREGSIVPLNVAEQHFARPADRRGFIVIPREDTGVTEGECIEDDGESEAWRNGDYGSWKVTAQGDAGTLALSVEWHGRMRRPAGPVDIHLPASETRSVTTKNGRLTDEKRTGGWVQFTYHLSA from the coding sequence ATGGAGTCTTTATTGCATTCCCCGGTGTTCGAAACCGCCCAGCCCGACGGAAACCATCTGCGTCTGACGAGCCCTTCCGGGCCGGTCATCGATATCTTCGTGCTCGAAGACGATATCGTCCGCGTGCGCGTGCTGCCCGGCGGCGAGGCGCGCGGCCCGCGGACCTGGGCCGTTGCGCCGGGGCTAGACGACGTGCCGGTCGAAGGACGCGACCGGCTCGATCTGTCCGGCTTCACGCTGCCCTCTTTCGCACTGCACGAAGAGGCCGGCAAGCTTCGCATCGAAACGGCTCAGATCCGCTTGACGGTATCGCTGCAAGGCGGATTCTGCGCCTGGGAAATGCGTCGCGGCGATGCATGGCAACGCGTGCTGGAAGACCGTCCGACGCAAGCCTGCAACTTCGGCTGGTGGGACGATCGCGTATATCACTACGTCAAGCGCGAACGCGGCGAAATGTATCTGGGTCTCGGTGAGCGCGCGGGTTCGCTCGATCGGGCGAACCAGCGCTATCAGATGGTCAACATCGACGCGATGGGCTACAGCGCGAAATCGACCGATCCGCTCTACAAGCACATCCCGTTCTATCTGACGTGGCAACGCGACGCGTCGCTGGGCTTCGGTCTCTTCTATGACACGCTCGCCGACTGCACCTTCGACATGGGCCGCGAGCTGGATAACTATCACGGCCACTATCGCTACTTCGTCGCCGAACACGGTGATCTGGACTACTACTTCATCGCCTCGGCCGACACGCCGCTCGCTGGCGTGCGACGCTTCACCTGGCTCACGGGCCGCCCTGCGCTGATGCCGAAGTGGGGGCTCGGCTATTCGGGCTCGACGATGAGCTACACCGACGCGCCAGATGCCCAGCAGCAGATGGGCCAGTTCATCGAACGGTGCCGCGAACACGACATCCTGTGCGATTCGTTTCACCTGTCGTCGGGTTATACGTCGATTGGTCCGAAGCGCTACGTGTTCAACTGGAACCGCGACAAATTTCCAGACATCGACGGCTTCGTGCAAGGCTACCTCGACGAGGGCGTCAAGCTCTGCGCGAACATCAAGCCCTGCCTGCTGCGCGATCACCCGGAGTTCGAGAAGACCGCGCGTGACGCCCTGCTGATTCGCTCGAAAAGCGGCGCCCCGGCATGGGTACAGTTCTGGGACGAGGTTGGCGCCTATCTGGATTTCACGAACCCGGCCACGATCGCCTGGTGGCAGGCCCATGTGAAAGACGCGCTGTTGCGGCATGGCATTGCCGCAACCTGGAACGACAACAACGAGTTCGAAATCTGGAGCCCTGACGCCATCGCGCACGGCTTCGGCAAACCCTTTCCTGCGCGGGAAGCCAAGGTCCTGCAAACGATGCTGATGATCCGCGCATCACGCGACGCCCAGCGCGCGCATGCACCTGACAGCCGCCCGTTTCTCGTTTCGCGCTCGGGCGGCGTGGGCATGCACCGCTACGTGCAAACGTGGTCGGGCGACAACCATACGTCGTGGGAAACGCTGCGCTACAACCTCAAGATGGGGCTTGGGCTCGCGTTGTCCGGCGTGTCGAATATCGGGCACGACATCGGTGGATTTTCCGGTCCGGCACCGGATGCGGAACTGTTCGTGCGCTGGATTCAGTTCGGGATTTTCCTGCCGCGCTTCAGCATCCATTCGTGGAACGACGACGGCACCGTCAACGAGCCGTGGATGCATCCTGAAGCGACGCGCACCGTGTCGGATCTGATCAAGCTGCGCTATCGCTTCATTCCTTACCTCTATCATTTGCTGTGGGAATCGACGCAGCACTACGAGCCTGTGCTGCGTCCGACGTTCGGCGAGTTTCCGCACGACCCGAACTGCTACGTCGACGGCGACGACATGATGCTGGGTTCGTCGTTGCTGGTGGCGCCCGTCGTCGATGCGGGACAGACGCATCGGCAGGTGTATATGCCGGCCGGCGTGCGCTGGGTGTCGTACTGGAGCGGTGAAGCCTTTACCGGCGGGTCGACTGTCACCCTTCCCGCGCCGTGGGACCAGCCTGTCGTGCTGATCCGCGAAGGCAGCATCGTGCCGCTCAATGTCGCGGAACAACACTTCGCGCGGCCAGCCGATCGACGGGGCTTTATCGTGATTCCGCGTGAAGACACCGGCGTTACCGAAGGCGAATGCATCGAGGACGACGGCGAATCGGAAGCGTGGCGCAACGGCGACTACGGCTCATGGAAAGTAACCGCGCAAGGCGATGCCGGAACGCTCGCGTTGTCGGTCGAATGGCACGGACGTATGCGTCGGCCGGCCGGCCCGGTCGACATTCATCTCCCTGCTTCGGAAACGCGCTCCGTGACAACGAAGAACGGCAGGCTGACAGACGAAAAGCGCACGGGTGGCTGGGTCCAGTTCACCTATCATCTCAGCGCCTGA
- a CDS encoding MFS transporter: MKTIKGLRWWIIVLVCLGTIMNYLARNSLGVLAPELKHVLNLSTQQYSYVVGAFQIGYTIMQPVCGIVVDLIGLRLGFALFAVLWSASGVLHGLATGWVSLAGMRGLLGLFEAAAIPSGMKAVAEWFPDKEKSVAVGYFNAGTSLGALLAPPVVIFLSLRFGWQSAFMVTGALGFVWAALWYALYRSPTEHPRITEHERTLIETGQTTSPPASQRPVRDVLGSRRFWAIALPRFFAEPAWQTFSFWIPLYLVTVRHMDLKEIALFAWLPFLAADLGGIFGGYLSPFLMKYCRVPLIWSRVAGVVLGALLMIGPACIGLVASPYMAIALFSVGGFAHQMISALVNTLSADVFDSDEVATASGFAGMAAWIGGLSFSLVVGALADTVGYGPLFACLAAFDLIGATLLVVLIRGQSKQERSLAHA, from the coding sequence TTGAAAACAATCAAGGGCTTACGCTGGTGGATCATCGTGCTGGTCTGCCTCGGCACCATCATGAACTACCTCGCACGCAATTCCCTCGGCGTCCTCGCGCCCGAGTTGAAGCACGTGCTGAATCTCTCGACCCAGCAGTATTCGTACGTCGTCGGGGCTTTCCAGATCGGCTATACGATCATGCAACCGGTTTGCGGGATCGTCGTCGACCTGATCGGCTTGCGGCTCGGCTTCGCGCTATTCGCGGTCTTGTGGTCCGCCAGCGGCGTGCTGCATGGCCTCGCGACCGGCTGGGTCTCGCTGGCCGGCATGCGCGGGCTGCTTGGACTGTTCGAGGCGGCAGCCATTCCGTCCGGCATGAAAGCCGTCGCCGAATGGTTCCCGGACAAGGAAAAGTCGGTAGCCGTCGGCTATTTCAATGCAGGCACCTCGCTCGGCGCCCTGCTCGCTCCGCCGGTCGTGATCTTCCTGTCACTGCGCTTTGGATGGCAGTCTGCATTCATGGTGACAGGCGCGCTCGGTTTCGTGTGGGCCGCGCTCTGGTACGCACTCTATCGCTCCCCCACCGAACATCCGCGTATTACCGAACACGAACGTACGCTGATCGAAACAGGACAGACGACGTCCCCGCCGGCCAGCCAGCGCCCTGTGCGCGACGTGCTCGGCTCGCGCCGCTTCTGGGCGATCGCGCTGCCGCGCTTCTTCGCCGAGCCGGCCTGGCAGACGTTCAGCTTCTGGATCCCGCTCTATCTCGTCACTGTGCGCCACATGGATCTGAAGGAGATTGCACTCTTCGCGTGGCTGCCCTTCCTTGCTGCCGATCTCGGCGGCATCTTCGGCGGCTACCTGTCGCCGTTCCTGATGAAGTATTGCCGCGTCCCGCTGATCTGGTCGCGCGTCGCGGGCGTCGTGCTCGGTGCGCTGCTGATGATCGGGCCGGCCTGCATCGGGCTCGTTGCATCGCCCTATATGGCGATCGCGCTCTTCTCGGTGGGCGGCTTCGCGCATCAGATGATCTCCGCACTCGTCAATACGCTGAGCGCCGACGTGTTCGATTCCGATGAAGTCGCGACTGCCAGCGGCTTTGCAGGCATGGCCGCGTGGATTGGCGGCCTCAGTTTTTCGCTGGTGGTGGGCGCGCTGGCCGATACGGTCGGCTATGGCCCGCTCTTCGCGTGTCTCGCCGCGTTCGATCTGATCGGCGCTACGTTGCTGGTCGTGCTGATCCGCGGCCAGTCGAAGCAGGAACGCTCACTCGCTCACGCCTGA
- a CDS encoding AI-2E family transporter — MDGNKPLHQTSFYLLLFIVSIALCFILAPFFNTIFWGSILALIFQPVQRWLLIRFGRRRNLAAFVTLLLCVVIVILPLMLVAGTLVQQGALVYGQLRSGNLNFGGYFDQILHALPDSVQSMLASVGLNDIRGLQQKLTAGAAQISQFVAAQALSIGHNTLQFLVSFGVMLYLLFFLVRDGREISRLIREAIPLDEERKLLLTRKFTTVVRATVKGNVAVALVQGSLGGIAFWVIGIQGALLWGVLMAFLSLLPAIGAALIWGPVAIYFLVTGALAKGLALFAFCALVIGMVDNVLRPILVGKDTKMPDWVVLISTLGGMSLLGINGFVIGPLIAALFMSCWALLTRDKHGASTQ; from the coding sequence ATGGATGGCAACAAGCCGCTGCATCAGACGAGTTTTTATCTTCTCCTGTTCATTGTATCGATCGCGCTGTGTTTCATTCTGGCGCCGTTCTTCAATACGATTTTCTGGGGCAGCATTCTTGCCTTGATTTTCCAGCCCGTGCAGCGCTGGCTGCTCATCCGGTTCGGCCGGCGCCGCAATCTTGCGGCATTCGTCACGCTGCTGCTGTGCGTCGTCATCGTGATCCTGCCGCTGATGCTGGTCGCCGGCACCCTGGTTCAGCAAGGTGCGCTCGTCTACGGACAACTGAGATCGGGCAATCTGAATTTCGGCGGCTACTTCGACCAGATCCTGCATGCGCTGCCTGATTCGGTGCAGAGCATGCTCGCGAGCGTCGGGCTCAACGATATCCGCGGCCTGCAGCAAAAGCTGACCGCGGGCGCGGCGCAGATCAGCCAGTTCGTCGCCGCACAGGCCCTCTCGATCGGACACAACACGCTGCAGTTCCTCGTCAGCTTCGGTGTGATGCTGTATCTGCTGTTTTTCCTCGTGCGCGATGGCCGTGAAATCTCACGCCTGATCCGCGAAGCGATTCCGCTCGACGAGGAGCGCAAGTTACTCCTGACGCGCAAGTTCACGACGGTCGTGCGCGCAACCGTCAAGGGTAATGTCGCGGTGGCGCTCGTGCAGGGCAGCCTCGGCGGGATCGCATTCTGGGTCATCGGGATTCAGGGCGCGCTGCTGTGGGGCGTGCTGATGGCGTTCCTGTCGCTGCTGCCCGCGATCGGCGCGGCGCTGATCTGGGGACCCGTCGCGATCTACTTCCTCGTGACGGGCGCGCTTGCCAAGGGTCTTGCCCTCTTCGCTTTTTGCGCGCTCGTGATCGGCATGGTCGACAACGTGCTGCGCCCGATTCTCGTCGGCAAGGACACCAAGATGCCCGACTGGGTCGTGCTGATCTCGACGCTCGGCGGCATGTCGCTGCTCGGCATCAATGGCTTCGTGATCGGGCCGCTTATCGCTGCGCTCTTCATGAGCTGCTGGGCGCTGCTCACGCGCGACAAGCACGGTGCGTCGACCCAGTGA
- a CDS encoding metallophosphoesterase, protein MRRTSFLVRVIFIGILLHVYVGFRLIPDLPVDTPLRVLAALWLVLSVCVIPLGVLARNFEQQPLADRLSWLGLLVMGFFSSLLVLTFARDLLLASLLTIDAIRPHILPLATWRTNSAAAVPLLALLSTTVGLFNARRRARVVTIDIPIDDLPAALDGFTIVQISDIHVGPTIKRSYVDAIVDAVNRLKPDLIAVTGDVVDGSVEQLSRHTQPLSRLTALHGAYLVTGNHEYYSGAHAWIDEFRRLGLTVLLNEHVVVEHKGAQAVIAGVTDYSAGHFDPAHVSDPAAALTGAPGDVLIRVLLAHQPRSAEAAADAGFTLQLSGHTHGGQFFPWNFFVRLQQPFTAGLARVNGLWVYTSRGTGYWGPPKRLGAPSEITRVRLVPAEGL, encoded by the coding sequence ATGCGCCGCACATCGTTTCTGGTTCGCGTGATCTTTATCGGCATCCTGCTGCATGTCTATGTCGGCTTCCGCCTGATTCCGGATCTGCCGGTCGACACGCCGCTACGCGTGCTCGCCGCGTTGTGGCTCGTGCTTTCCGTCTGCGTGATTCCGCTCGGCGTGCTGGCGCGCAACTTCGAGCAACAGCCCCTCGCCGACCGTCTCTCCTGGCTCGGCCTGCTGGTCATGGGGTTCTTTTCGTCGCTGCTGGTGCTGACGTTCGCGCGCGACCTGCTACTGGCTTCGTTGCTGACCATCGATGCGATCCGCCCGCATATCTTGCCGCTCGCTACGTGGCGCACCAATAGCGCCGCTGCAGTGCCGTTGCTGGCGTTGCTGTCGACGACCGTCGGCCTCTTCAATGCGCGCCGCCGCGCGCGCGTCGTTACGATCGACATCCCGATCGACGACCTGCCCGCCGCACTCGACGGCTTCACGATCGTCCAGATCAGCGACATCCACGTGGGCCCGACCATCAAGCGTAGCTATGTGGATGCGATCGTCGACGCAGTCAACCGCTTGAAGCCCGATCTGATCGCCGTGACAGGCGACGTCGTGGACGGCAGCGTCGAACAGCTTTCGAGGCATACGCAGCCGCTGTCCCGGCTCACCGCGCTGCATGGCGCGTACCTCGTCACGGGCAACCACGAGTATTACTCCGGCGCGCATGCGTGGATCGACGAGTTCCGGCGCCTCGGGCTCACGGTGCTGCTCAATGAACACGTGGTCGTCGAACACAAGGGCGCGCAGGCAGTGATCGCGGGTGTGACCGATTATTCCGCCGGGCATTTCGATCCGGCACATGTCAGCGACCCTGCGGCGGCACTGACCGGCGCACCCGGCGACGTGCTGATCAGGGTGCTGCTCGCACATCAGCCGCGCAGCGCAGAAGCGGCCGCCGACGCCGGCTTCACGCTGCAGTTGTCGGGGCACACGCATGGCGGACAGTTCTTCCCGTGGAATTTCTTTGTCCGGCTCCAGCAGCCTTTCACCGCCGGACTCGCTCGCGTGAACGGGCTTTGGGTCTACACGAGCCGCGGCACCGGCTACTGGGGTCCACCCAAGCGCCTCGGCGCGCCGTCGGAAATCACGCGCGTGCGTCTCGTGCCTGCCGAGGGCCTTTAA
- a CDS encoding alpha-ketoglutarate-dependent dioxygenase AlkB, whose translation MSDLFNDLPAPDVDWYPDWLAPEAAARLQARIVEEVAWKQDTMMTPAGRVPLPRLTAWQGEPDAVYVYSGIRNVPDAWTPAVAELKAAAEAICGARFNSVLLNRYRSGADSMGWHADREPELGVEPVIASVSLGVARTFDLKHNKTGVVQSFPLKGGSLLVMRGRTQAEWRHRVPKETLVQGERINLTFRLVSRLVSRPAMPRG comes from the coding sequence ATGTCCGATCTGTTCAACGACCTTCCTGCACCTGACGTCGACTGGTACCCCGACTGGCTCGCCCCTGAAGCGGCGGCGCGGCTGCAGGCGCGCATCGTCGAGGAAGTCGCGTGGAAGCAGGACACGATGATGACGCCGGCCGGCCGTGTGCCCCTGCCGAGGCTCACCGCATGGCAGGGCGAGCCGGACGCCGTCTATGTGTATTCGGGTATCCGCAACGTGCCCGATGCATGGACGCCCGCTGTCGCCGAACTCAAGGCGGCCGCGGAAGCCATTTGCGGTGCGCGTTTTAACAGCGTGCTGCTGAATCGCTATCGGAGCGGCGCGGACAGCATGGGCTGGCATGCCGACCGCGAACCCGAGCTGGGCGTCGAGCCTGTGATCGCGTCCGTGAGCCTGGGCGTCGCGCGTACCTTTGACCTGAAGCACAACAAAACGGGCGTCGTTCAGTCGTTTCCGTTAAAGGGCGGAAGTCTCCTCGTGATGCGCGGACGAACCCAGGCGGAATGGCGGCACCGCGTGCCGAAAGAAACGCTCGTGCAGGGCGAGCGGATCAATCTGACCTTTCGCCTTGTCTCCCGGCTGGTCTCTCGCCCTGCGATGCCGCGCGGATAG
- a CDS encoding ABC transporter substrate-binding protein, producing MMISRRAALRALVACAGAGALTFSAVSAHAEDKQITLGFAQVGAESAWRTANTESVKSAAADAKIKLKFSDAQQKQENQIKAIRSYIAQKVDVIAFSPVVESGWEPVLLEAKAAKIPVILTDRNIDVKDTSLYVTMIGSDFMEEGRRGGHWLSDHYKNDQGPINIAELQGTVGSAPANDRHSGLLEVIKNDPKFKIIASQSGDFTLAGGKQVMEAFIKTYGNKINVVYAHNDDMALGAIQAMEEAGMHPGKDVVVVSFDATKGGFQAMAAGKMNVDVECSPLLGPQLMSAVKDVVAGKPLPKRILTQETVFPQSVAEQTLPTRKY from the coding sequence ATGATGATTTCACGACGCGCCGCATTGCGCGCTCTCGTTGCCTGCGCCGGTGCGGGGGCACTCACGTTCTCGGCGGTCAGCGCGCACGCCGAAGACAAACAGATTACGCTGGGCTTCGCCCAGGTCGGGGCTGAAAGCGCATGGCGCACAGCCAATACCGAATCGGTGAAATCGGCAGCCGCCGACGCGAAGATCAAGCTTAAATTCTCCGATGCCCAGCAGAAGCAGGAAAACCAGATCAAGGCGATCCGCTCCTACATTGCCCAGAAGGTCGACGTGATCGCGTTTTCGCCAGTCGTCGAGTCGGGCTGGGAACCGGTGCTGCTCGAAGCCAAGGCGGCGAAGATTCCGGTCATCCTGACGGACCGCAACATCGATGTGAAAGACACCTCGCTGTACGTGACGATGATCGGCTCGGACTTCATGGAAGAAGGGCGGCGTGGCGGGCATTGGCTCTCAGATCACTATAAAAACGACCAGGGCCCCATCAACATCGCCGAACTACAGGGAACGGTCGGATCCGCTCCGGCGAATGACCGTCATTCGGGCCTGCTCGAAGTGATCAAGAACGATCCGAAATTCAAGATCATCGCGTCGCAAAGTGGCGACTTCACGCTCGCCGGCGGCAAGCAGGTCATGGAAGCGTTTATAAAAACTTATGGAAATAAAATAAATGTAGTTTATGCGCATAACGACGACATGGCGCTCGGCGCGATCCAGGCGATGGAAGAGGCCGGCATGCATCCAGGCAAGGACGTCGTCGTTGTATCGTTCGACGCGACCAAGGGCGGCTTCCAGGCGATGGCGGCGGGCAAGATGAATGTCGATGTCGAATGCAGCCCGCTGCTTGGACCGCAACTGATGTCGGCGGTGAAGGACGTGGTGGCCGGCAAGCCCTTGCCCAAGCGGATCCTGACGCAAGAGACTGTGTTCCCGCAGAGCGTTGCGGAACAGACGTTGCCGACGCGCAAATATTGA
- a CDS encoding sugar ABC transporter ATP-binding protein, with translation MSAATLAHGEASGEPAPVLETIGISKTFPGVKALQSVDFRLYPGEVHTLMGQNGAGKSTLINVLTGVLAPEGGEIRLAGEPVQFASPQEAEAAGIRTLYQEVNLCPNLSVAENIFAGRQPRRFGAIDWADIKRRAQAALARLNVSLDVTKSLDAYPIAVQQMVAIARAISVDARVLILDEPTSSLDDGEVAQLFEILRKLKQSGIAILFVTHFLEQTYAISDRITVMRNGEREGEYLARDLSADRLVSKMVGHERMSTRLKEAAREAPADKAKVPPFVELRGVGRRGMIQPIDIDVQPGQILGLAGLLGSGRTETARLLFGADRADSGTITIGGAAARLRSPHDAVRHGIGYCPEDRKKEGIVADLSIRENILLALQAKRGWLRKISRYRAREIADMWIERLGIKASDAEQPIGLLSGGNQQKALLARWLATDPRLLILDEPTRGIDVAAKFEIMDRMLALCGKGLGILFISSEVSEVVRVSHRVAVLRDRRKIAEVAGNVSNEDDIYRLIAGNAE, from the coding sequence ATGTCCGCCGCCACGCTCGCGCATGGCGAGGCATCGGGCGAGCCCGCGCCGGTGCTTGAAACGATCGGCATCAGCAAGACGTTTCCCGGCGTGAAGGCGTTGCAAAGCGTCGATTTCCGTCTCTATCCCGGCGAGGTGCATACGCTGATGGGCCAGAACGGCGCGGGCAAATCCACCCTGATCAACGTGCTCACGGGCGTGCTTGCGCCCGAGGGCGGCGAGATACGTCTCGCCGGCGAGCCCGTGCAGTTTGCGTCGCCGCAGGAAGCCGAAGCCGCAGGCATCCGCACGCTGTATCAGGAGGTCAACCTGTGCCCGAACCTGTCGGTGGCGGAGAACATCTTCGCGGGACGCCAGCCCAGGCGGTTCGGCGCGATCGACTGGGCTGACATCAAGCGCCGCGCACAGGCTGCGCTGGCGCGGCTCAACGTCTCGCTCGATGTGACGAAGTCGCTCGACGCGTACCCGATCGCCGTACAGCAGATGGTGGCGATTGCGCGGGCGATTTCCGTGGATGCGCGCGTGCTGATTCTCGACGAACCCACGTCGAGCCTCGACGACGGCGAGGTCGCCCAACTCTTCGAGATACTAAGGAAGCTTAAGCAATCGGGAATCGCGATCCTGTTCGTCACGCACTTTCTCGAACAGACCTACGCGATTTCGGATCGCATTACGGTCATGCGCAACGGCGAGCGGGAAGGCGAATATCTGGCGCGCGACCTGTCGGCGGACCGGCTTGTGTCGAAGATGGTCGGCCACGAACGGATGAGCACGCGGCTCAAGGAAGCCGCGCGCGAAGCGCCGGCGGACAAAGCCAAAGTGCCGCCCTTCGTCGAACTGCGCGGTGTCGGGCGCCGCGGCATGATCCAGCCGATCGACATCGACGTGCAACCCGGCCAGATTCTCGGCCTCGCCGGTCTGCTGGGATCGGGTCGCACGGAAACCGCCCGGCTGCTGTTCGGGGCGGACCGCGCGGACAGCGGCACGATCACGATCGGCGGCGCGGCGGCGCGGCTGCGTTCGCCGCACGACGCGGTTCGCCATGGCATCGGTTACTGCCCGGAAGATCGCAAGAAAGAGGGCATCGTGGCGGACCTGTCGATCCGCGAGAACATCCTGCTTGCGTTGCAGGCAAAGCGTGGCTGGCTGCGCAAGATCAGCCGCTATCGCGCACGGGAGATTGCCGACATGTGGATCGAGCGCCTCGGCATCAAGGCGTCCGACGCCGAGCAGCCGATCGGACTGCTCTCCGGCGGCAACCAGCAAAAGGCGCTCCTCGCGCGCTGGCTCGCCACCGACCCCAGGCTGCTGATTCTCGACGAGCCCACGCGCGGTATCGACGTCGCCGCGAAGTTCGAGATCATGGACCGCATGCTTGCGCTGTGCGGTAAAGGCCTCGGCATCCTGTTCATTTCGTCCGAGGTGAGCGAAGTCGTGCGTGTGAGCCACCGGGTGGCGGTGCTGCGCGACCGTCGCAAGATCGCGGAAGTCGCGGGCAACGTATCGAACGAAGACGACATCTATCGACTCATCGCAGGAAACGCCGAATGA
- a CDS encoding ABC transporter permease, which produces MKIPNWLGRDGADRPLVWPCVTLALLCLLDLWVNPHFFSMRILEGHLFGAPIDILNRAAPLVLVATGMTLVIATRGIDISVGAVVAIAGAAAATVLASNAVPTSSLIAQALCAALVVGVLSGMWNGLLVAFVGMQPIIATLILMVAGRGVAQLLTAGQIIPIGAPGYLFVGGGYLLGVPFSVWIATVAVLTTVLLVEGTALGLFIRAIGVNPVATRLVGLRSKAIVFAVYAFSGLTASIAGVLISSNVRSADGNNAGLLLELDAILAVTLGGTSLLGGKFSLAGTVLGALIIQTLTYTTYSIGVPPEATLVVKAAVVLAVSVIQSPAARSMAMSLFTSRGVAR; this is translated from the coding sequence ATGAAGATCCCGAACTGGCTCGGGCGCGACGGCGCCGACCGACCACTCGTCTGGCCCTGTGTGACGCTGGCGCTGTTGTGCCTGCTCGACCTGTGGGTCAATCCGCATTTCTTTTCGATGCGCATCCTCGAAGGCCATCTGTTCGGCGCACCCATCGACATCCTCAATCGCGCCGCGCCGCTCGTGCTCGTCGCGACCGGCATGACGCTCGTCATCGCGACACGCGGCATCGATATCTCGGTCGGCGCGGTGGTCGCGATTGCCGGGGCGGCGGCGGCGACGGTGCTGGCGAGCAATGCCGTGCCCACCTCCTCGCTGATCGCGCAGGCGCTGTGCGCCGCCCTCGTGGTCGGCGTGCTGAGCGGCATGTGGAATGGGCTGCTGGTTGCCTTCGTCGGGATGCAGCCGATCATTGCGACGCTGATCCTGATGGTCGCGGGCCGTGGCGTCGCGCAGTTGCTGACAGCCGGGCAGATCATCCCGATTGGCGCGCCAGGGTATCTGTTCGTCGGCGGCGGCTATCTGCTCGGGGTGCCGTTCTCCGTGTGGATCGCGACCGTCGCCGTGCTGACGACGGTGCTGCTGGTCGAAGGCACCGCGCTTGGACTCTTCATTCGCGCGATCGGCGTGAACCCGGTGGCGACCCGGCTCGTCGGCCTGCGCTCGAAGGCGATCGTGTTCGCCGTGTATGCCTTTTCCGGACTGACCGCGTCGATCGCGGGCGTTCTGATCAGTTCGAACGTACGCAGCGCGGACGGCAACAACGCAGGCCTCCTCCTTGAACTCGATGCGATTCTCGCGGTCACGCTGGGCGGCACGTCGCTGCTCGGCGGCAAGTTCAGCCTTGCCGGGACGGTGCTGGGCGCGCTGATCATCCAGACGCTCACGTACACCACCTATTCGATCGGCGTGCCGCCCGAAGCGACGCTCGTCGTCAAGGCCGCAGTCGTGCTGGCGGTGAGTGTGATCCAGTCGCCGGCGGCGCGGTCGATGGCGATGTCGCTCTTCACGTCGCGCGGGGTGGCACGATGA